The Streptomyces sp. NBC_00670 genome window below encodes:
- a CDS encoding HSP90 family protein, with product MSQTFRVDLRGIVDLLSHHLYTSPQVYTRELLQNAVDAITAARGADTGTTAAGATDAPGRIALTSGDATGDGSLTVEDNGIGLTEAQVHELLATIGRSSKRDELGFQRHEFLGQFGIGLLSCFMVSDSIEVTTRRAGEPTVLWHGRSDGSYTVRPAPADAQRAEPGTTVTLRPRPGCEHLLTRDAVTELVTHYGAHLPHTVTVDGEGVTGGPAPWDRPADEDPGRRRARLEAYCERVFGFVPFDVVDLEAAESGLRGVAFVLPMPANPAVPARHRVYLKQMLLSEGAERLLPEWAFFVRCVADTSELRPTASREALYEDSLLESTRDALGAGLRAWLVRLSRSDPARLREFLRVHHLGVKALALHDDEMLRLVTDFWPMETNVGPLTLAEFRERYGVVRFTPLVDEFRQLAPVAAAQGLAVVNAGYVYDAQLIDRMATVDGTVEAEPLRAADLTTHLERLSAAEEQALAPALAACDRVLSRLGCDLLVRSFEPSGLPALYLLDDDTAFQVDLREAREAADDVWASILGSFETAEEPRPRLVLNHRNALARQVLALADAELRATCLEGLYVQALLLGHHPLRPADTAALNQSFLGLIGRAVAGGAR from the coding sequence GTGAGCCAAACCTTCCGTGTCGATCTGCGCGGGATCGTCGACCTGCTGAGCCATCACCTCTACACCAGCCCGCAGGTGTACACCCGCGAGCTGCTGCAGAACGCGGTGGACGCGATCACCGCCGCGCGCGGTGCGGACACCGGCACCACGGCTGCCGGCGCCACGGACGCCCCCGGCCGGATAGCCCTGACGTCCGGGGACGCCACCGGCGACGGCTCCCTGACGGTCGAGGACAACGGCATCGGCCTGACGGAGGCGCAGGTCCACGAACTGCTCGCCACCATCGGCCGCAGCTCCAAGCGGGACGAACTGGGCTTCCAGCGGCACGAGTTCCTCGGCCAGTTCGGCATCGGCCTGCTGTCCTGCTTCATGGTCTCCGACTCCATCGAGGTGACCACCCGCCGCGCCGGCGAGCCCACGGTGCTGTGGCACGGCCGCTCCGACGGCAGCTACACGGTGCGCCCGGCCCCCGCCGACGCCCAGCGCGCCGAGCCCGGCACCACGGTCACGCTGCGCCCGCGCCCCGGCTGCGAGCACCTCCTCACCCGGGACGCCGTCACCGAACTGGTGACCCACTACGGCGCCCATCTGCCGCACACCGTCACGGTCGACGGCGAAGGGGTGACCGGTGGCCCCGCCCCCTGGGACCGCCCGGCGGACGAGGACCCGGGCCGCCGCCGGGCCCGCCTGGAGGCGTACTGCGAGCGGGTGTTCGGCTTCGTCCCCTTCGACGTGGTCGACCTGGAGGCCGCGGAGTCCGGGCTGCGCGGTGTCGCCTTCGTGCTGCCGATGCCCGCCAACCCGGCGGTCCCCGCCCGGCACCGCGTCTACCTCAAGCAGATGCTGCTCTCCGAGGGCGCCGAGCGGCTGCTGCCGGAGTGGGCCTTCTTCGTCCGCTGCGTCGCCGACACCTCCGAGCTGCGCCCCACCGCGAGCCGGGAGGCGCTCTACGAGGACTCCCTGCTGGAGAGCACCCGGGACGCGCTCGGCGCGGGCCTGCGCGCATGGCTGGTCCGGCTCAGCCGGAGCGATCCCGCCCGGCTGCGCGAGTTCCTGCGCGTCCACCACCTGGGCGTGAAGGCCCTCGCCCTGCACGACGACGAGATGCTGCGGCTGGTCACGGACTTCTGGCCGATGGAGACCAACGTCGGCCCGCTGACCCTGGCCGAGTTCCGGGAGCGGTACGGGGTCGTCCGCTTCACCCCGCTGGTCGACGAGTTCCGCCAGCTCGCCCCCGTGGCCGCCGCCCAGGGCCTCGCCGTCGTCAACGCCGGCTATGTGTACGACGCGCAGCTCATCGACCGGATGGCCACCGTGGACGGCACGGTGGAGGCGGAGCCGCTGCGCGCAGCCGACCTGACCACCCATCTGGAACGGCTGAGCGCCGCGGAGGAACAGGCGCTCGCCCCCGCCCTCGCCGCCTGCGACCGGGTCCTGTCCCGTCTCGGCTGCGATCTGCTCGTACGGTCCTTCGAGCCGTCCGGGCTCCCGGCGCTGTATCTGCTCGACGACGACACCGCGTTCCAGGTCGACCTGCGGGAGGCCAGGGAAGCGGCGGACGACGTGTGGGCGTCGATCCTCGGCAGCTTCGAGACCGCCGAGGAGCCGCGCCCCCGCCTGGTCCTCAACCACCGCAACGCGCTGGCCCGCCAGGTGCTCGCGCTGGCGGACGCCGAACTGCGCGCGACCTGCCTGGAGGGCCTGTACGTGCAGGCCCTGCTGCTCGGCCACCATCCCCTGCGCCCGGCCGACACCGCCGCGCTCAACCAGTCCTTCCTCGGCCTCATCGGCCGGGCCGTCGCCGGGGGTGCCCGATGA
- a CDS encoding sugar ABC transporter substrate-binding protein, producing MPFSARSPRFRRATAVAAALGTAWVLAGCGAQAGAGSSRHGPLEFGFVNGSDTEFHACLAKAVAERAADNGIVLHTADSRQKASTELANIKDMIARGVDAIILQTVDVTALKSDIEKADEAGIPLFLTSVAPEDTDGLLGAVVVDQAAVGRLDADWVARDADGARVSVGVLAGAPGGASDLLVSGFTGRLPGTARVVANEPGMYEPDVARGVAARMIAAHPDLDYVFVANEEMALAARKAFTAAGADGVRIATVNGTDEGLAALKDGRISATVTNSAEQLGELAVDNAVSLLRGDDDGGTTKRITTLPIRLLTKDNTDLAPPYCPQPNE from the coding sequence GTGCCCTTTTCCGCACGTTCTCCACGTTTCCGAAGAGCCACGGCGGTCGCGGCCGCCCTCGGCACCGCGTGGGTGCTCGCCGGCTGCGGCGCGCAGGCGGGTGCCGGGAGCTCCCGGCACGGTCCTCTGGAGTTCGGGTTCGTCAACGGCTCGGACACCGAGTTCCACGCCTGTCTGGCGAAGGCGGTGGCGGAGCGGGCGGCGGACAACGGGATCGTGCTGCACACGGCCGACTCCCGGCAGAAGGCGTCGACCGAGCTGGCGAACATCAAGGACATGATCGCGCGCGGGGTCGACGCGATCATCCTGCAGACCGTCGACGTGACCGCGCTGAAGAGCGACATCGAGAAGGCCGACGAGGCCGGCATCCCGCTCTTCCTCACCTCGGTCGCCCCCGAGGACACCGACGGCCTGCTGGGCGCGGTGGTCGTGGACCAGGCGGCGGTCGGCAGGCTGGACGCTGACTGGGTGGCCCGGGACGCCGACGGCGCGCGGGTGAGCGTCGGTGTCCTCGCCGGCGCCCCCGGCGGCGCCTCCGACCTGCTCGTCTCGGGTTTCACCGGGCGGCTGCCCGGCACCGCGCGCGTGGTGGCGAACGAGCCCGGTATGTACGAGCCGGACGTGGCGCGCGGGGTCGCCGCGAGGATGATCGCGGCACATCCGGACCTGGACTACGTCTTCGTCGCCAACGAGGAGATGGCGCTGGCCGCCCGCAAGGCGTTCACCGCGGCCGGCGCGGACGGCGTGCGGATCGCGACGGTCAACGGCACCGACGAGGGGCTGGCCGCGCTCAAGGACGGCCGGATCTCCGCGACCGTCACCAACTCGGCCGAGCAGCTGGGCGAACTGGCGGTGGACAACGCGGTCTCCCTGCTCCGCGGCGACGACGACGGCGGCACGACCAAGCGGATCACCACCCTGCCGATCCGCCTGCTCACCAAGGACAACACGGACCTGGCCCCGCCGTACTGCCCGCAGCCGAACGAGTGA